A window of Ignavibacterium sp. contains these coding sequences:
- a CDS encoding S1C family serine protease: MEGHLIQITPTNYRYKLFISWGFNLLARSVKLVKKHISIYYILIIILSASCGVGLKTLVPPPQRIPIQIDEENLPKILVAKINSQLLPGQVIGGHFDGFAKMRIRDYYAQGMIDSWQEAKYKEIIYSELQKAGYSVPDYSNLFGETQKYNIRFLLGANITNIIMQSFGPNAGNFTEVFLEVEWELFDRDLNKSAFLFKTHGYGKFSGVTSEATLIAFRNCIRNLLAETSFVELVRKQKVSSNQNIYNSDIFYNSFNPDYDTSQINFDKYLDAVFAIKTEDGHGSGFIINSEGYSITCHHVVENRSSLEAIFSDGKTIRLNVVSIYPDMDLALLKLTGSKYPYLPLNDTDMISIGQDVFAIGTPLAINLSQSVSNGVISGFRVINNVNLIQTDAPINPGNSGGPIILRNGKVVGVVSFKFSSYGIEGLGFAIPIKDIIQKLNLKKHN, from the coding sequence GTGGAAGGACATCTAATACAAATTACTCCAACTAACTATAGATATAAATTATTTATTTCTTGGGGATTTAACCTACTGGCTCGCTCGGTTAAACTAGTCAAAAAGCATATTAGTATTTACTATATTCTAATTATTATACTTAGCGCAAGTTGTGGCGTTGGGTTAAAAACACTAGTTCCGCCGCCACAAAGAATTCCAATTCAAATTGATGAAGAGAACTTGCCTAAGATATTAGTTGCAAAAATTAATAGCCAACTTCTACCTGGACAAGTAATAGGTGGCCACTTTGATGGATTTGCGAAAATGAGGATACGAGATTATTATGCCCAAGGTATGATTGATTCTTGGCAGGAGGCAAAATATAAAGAAATAATATATTCTGAACTTCAAAAAGCTGGTTATAGTGTACCAGATTATTCTAATTTATTCGGAGAAACACAAAAGTATAATATCAGATTTTTATTGGGTGCTAATATTACAAACATTATCATGCAAAGCTTTGGCCCAAACGCTGGTAATTTTACTGAAGTATTTTTAGAGGTTGAGTGGGAGTTATTTGACCGTGATCTAAACAAATCTGCATTCTTATTTAAAACACACGGCTATGGCAAATTTAGCGGAGTGACGTCTGAGGCTACTCTAATTGCATTTAGAAATTGCATAAGGAATTTATTAGCAGAAACTTCTTTCGTTGAATTAGTAAGAAAACAAAAAGTTTCATCTAATCAAAATATTTATAATTCCGATATATTTTATAACTCCTTTAACCCCGATTACGATACTTCCCAAATCAATTTTGACAAATATTTGGATGCAGTATTTGCAATTAAAACAGAAGATGGACACGGTTCTGGGTTTATTATTAATTCTGAGGGGTATTCGATTACGTGTCATCATGTGGTTGAAAATAGAAGTTCACTGGAGGCTATTTTTTCCGACGGAAAAACTATAAGACTTAATGTGGTATCCATTTATCCAGATATGGATTTAGCTTTGCTCAAATTAACTGGCTCTAAGTACCCTTATTTACCACTGAATGATACAGATATGATAAGTATTGGACAAGATGTGTTTGCGATTGGAACCCCTCTAGCAATTAATCTCTCTCAATCAGTTTCAAATGGAGTTATAAGCGGTTTTAGAGTAATAAATAATGTAAATCTTATCCAAACAGATGCACCAATTAATCCAGGGAATAGTGGAGGACCGATAATTCTTAGAAATGGGAAGGTTGTTGGAGTTGTATCATTCAAATTTTCATCTTATGGTATTGAGGGACTAGGATTTGCTATACCGATTAAAGATATTATACAAAAACTAAACTTGAAAAAGCATAATTAA
- a CDS encoding Dabb family protein: MIKHIVMWRLNDSAYGKSKSENALELKNKLLAMKGKVSGLINIEVGFDFSNEKDSCDVVLYSEFESKQSLNEYQKHPDHEEIKRWLSEVRYERRVVDYEI, from the coding sequence ATGATTAAACATATTGTAATGTGGCGATTGAATGATTCGGCATACGGAAAATCAAAATCAGAGAATGCTCTTGAATTGAAAAATAAACTTCTTGCAATGAAAGGAAAAGTTAGTGGTTTGATTAATATTGAAGTTGGTTTTGATTTTAGTAATGAAAAAGATTCGTGTGATGTTGTGCTTTACTCTGAGTTTGAGAGCAAACAATCATTGAACGAATATCAAAAACATCCGGATCATGAAGAAATAAAAAGGTGGCTTTCTGAAGTAAGATATGAAAGAAGAGTTGTTGATTATGAGATATAG
- the crcB gene encoding fluoride efflux transporter CrcB — protein sequence MILNYFYVMAGAAIGGLLRYVVADVVQRNSKIIFPFGTLTVNILGSFLLGFIIFFLGEREIISPEIRLFLTVGVCGGFTTFSTFSYETLALLQAAEFLQATYNILLNVILSIAAIYLAYLLSKIL from the coding sequence ATGATACTCAATTATTTTTATGTTATGGCCGGAGCTGCGATTGGCGGATTGCTTCGTTATGTTGTTGCAGATGTTGTTCAAAGAAATTCGAAAATAATTTTTCCGTTTGGAACTTTAACGGTAAACATACTCGGAAGTTTTCTGCTTGGATTTATTATCTTCTTTCTTGGTGAAAGGGAAATCATCTCTCCGGAAATAAGATTGTTTTTAACGGTTGGAGTTTGTGGTGGGTTTACAACCTTCTCGACTTTCTCATACGAAACATTAGCACTACTCCAAGCGGCAGAATTTCTTCAGGCAACTTATAACATTCTGCTGAATGTTATTCTTTCTATTGCAGCAATTTATCTGGCTTACCTTTTATCTAAAATTTTATAG
- a CDS encoding DUF190 domain-containing protein: MFQTGEAKLLRIFIGESDKIKGMPAYEKIVMLAREKGLAGATVTKGVMGFGKKSIIHTAKILRLSEDLPMIIEIVDKLDKVEDFIADLHKILDESNCSAMLTMEKVEVRKYGQ, from the coding sequence ATGTTTCAGACAGGCGAAGCAAAACTTTTAAGAATATTTATCGGGGAAAGCGATAAGATCAAAGGAATGCCCGCATATGAAAAGATTGTAATGCTCGCAAGAGAAAAAGGTCTCGCCGGTGCAACAGTTACAAAGGGCGTAATGGGGTTTGGGAAAAAAAGCATCATTCACACTGCAAAGATTTTAAGATTATCAGAAGACCTTCCTATGATTATTGAAATTGTTGATAAACTTGATAAGGTTGAAGATTTTATCGCTGACTTACATAAAATCCTTGACGAATCAAATTGCAGTGCAATGCTTACAATGGAAAAAGTTGAAGTAAGAAAATACGGGCAGTAA
- a CDS encoding multiheme c-type cytochrome has protein sequence MKKVLLALICLLFLSGTILPQPRGKITVEPVTPHRLETLGLAGVTDAVSNGLNVIAKETYVYLSAKNVGNTEPITSATFTLPTKPSGSNAALEAVPGQPLWTMLKPDVNGQYVVSVNIVTASGTHDTTINIYASNYRGVGDFDGVSGSGGCTQCHSGSSWFTAIYDNWKDSPHAQMFKTMITTGPVYYSTSCMKCHTMGYDHNNAASNNGFDDVALSLGWVWYGPPEATKWDSIKTHFPGLVKVATIGCENCHGAAGSHPGTLTGNNITGDISQSDMLLANSGNCGQCHDEPWRHNRYAQWENSVHSEALWSNSFAQGSSSQNNSLNNCIRCHDGRGFVNFTKGQTTNTTGWTSARHTMIGCATCHDPHGNGNEYALRPTPVGSDTLGNGYSYTGMGGKGNICMNCHKARRDNVTYTQTNVTSSHWGPHHSVQTDVFLGQNAAEFTSSYLSGSHKFAVGDACVTCHMVATVDTGNVNRDKVGQHSFKLYNPDTGYEHTAACTPCHGTISGWNDFMALTDYDGDGTVESIPNELEGLLQVIRILLPPTGIDSISWQMIRDMNDLTVRKAYWNYQLVNNDGSKGMHNSKFAFDVLLKTKVALGQVIPVELTSFTSEVRDGKVVLLWETASETNNHGFEVERKAGNDWVRIGFVKGNGTTTEISRYSFTDNPKQNGLSGSVAYRLRQVDFNGNATYTRELKVNLGDVVDKYTLAQNYPNPFNPSTTIKFALPYDSNVKLTVYNINGEVVKELANGLYTMGEHEVQFNMSDVRGSASGIYLYNIKATSVDGSKTFTQTKKMVLIK, from the coding sequence ATGAAAAAAGTACTACTAGCTCTTATTTGTTTACTCTTTTTAAGCGGAACAATACTTCCTCAACCAAGAGGAAAGATAACCGTTGAACCAGTCACTCCTCATCGACTTGAAACACTCGGATTAGCCGGTGTTACCGATGCAGTTTCAAATGGACTGAATGTTATCGCCAAAGAAACCTATGTATATTTATCAGCAAAGAATGTAGGTAATACTGAACCGATAACATCAGCAACATTTACTCTTCCCACAAAACCTTCAGGTTCAAATGCGGCTTTAGAAGCGGTTCCCGGTCAGCCTTTATGGACAATGCTCAAACCGGATGTAAACGGTCAGTATGTAGTATCGGTAAACATAGTTACTGCCAGTGGAACTCATGATACAACAATCAATATTTACGCTTCAAACTACAGAGGGGTGGGAGATTTTGATGGTGTTTCCGGTTCCGGTGGTTGTACTCAATGCCACAGCGGATCTTCCTGGTTTACTGCAATTTATGATAACTGGAAAGATTCTCCGCATGCCCAAATGTTCAAAACTATGATTACAACAGGTCCCGTATATTACTCAACTTCATGTATGAAATGTCATACAATGGGTTATGACCATAACAACGCTGCGAGCAACAATGGCTTTGATGATGTTGCTCTGTCACTTGGTTGGGTGTGGTACGGACCTCCCGAAGCAACAAAGTGGGATTCAATAAAAACACATTTTCCCGGATTGGTTAAGGTTGCAACAATTGGTTGCGAGAATTGTCACGGTGCTGCCGGTTCTCACCCGGGTACTTTAACCGGAAATAATATCACAGGAGATATTTCCCAAAGTGATATGCTTCTGGCAAATTCTGGTAATTGCGGCCAATGCCACGATGAACCATGGAGACATAACAGATACGCTCAGTGGGAGAATTCGGTTCATAGTGAAGCTCTTTGGTCTAATTCATTTGCTCAGGGTTCCTCTTCACAAAACAATAGTTTAAATAACTGTATTCGTTGTCATGATGGAAGAGGGTTTGTTAACTTCACGAAAGGACAAACAACCAATACAACAGGTTGGACATCAGCAAGACATACAATGATTGGTTGCGCAACCTGTCACGATCCTCACGGAAACGGCAATGAATATGCATTAAGACCTACACCTGTTGGCTCGGATACATTAGGAAATGGTTATAGCTATACCGGAATGGGTGGTAAAGGTAATATTTGTATGAATTGTCACAAAGCAAGAAGAGACAATGTTACATATACACAGACTAATGTTACATCTTCACACTGGGGACCTCATCATTCAGTTCAAACAGATGTATTCCTTGGACAGAATGCCGCTGAATTTACTTCTTCGTATCTGAGTGGTTCACACAAGTTTGCAGTTGGAGATGCTTGCGTTACATGTCATATGGTTGCTACGGTTGATACAGGTAATGTAAACAGAGATAAAGTTGGTCAACATTCATTCAAGCTTTATAATCCTGATACTGGCTATGAACATACCGCAGCTTGCACACCTTGCCATGGTACAATTAGTGGCTGGAATGATTTTATGGCATTAACAGATTATGATGGCGATGGTACTGTTGAAAGCATTCCAAACGAATTAGAAGGTTTGTTACAAGTAATAAGAATCTTATTACCACCAACAGGAATAGACTCAATTTCCTGGCAGATGATTCGAGATATGAATGATCTTACAGTTAGAAAAGCTTACTGGAACTACCAGCTCGTTAATAATGATGGTAGTAAAGGAATGCATAACTCCAAGTTTGCATTTGATGTTCTCTTAAAGACCAAAGTTGCATTAGGTCAGGTAATTCCTGTTGAACTGACTTCATTTACTTCAGAAGTTAGAGATGGAAAAGTTGTTCTGTTGTGGGAGACTGCATCTGAAACAAACAACCACGGATTTGAAGTTGAAAGAAAGGCAGGTAACGACTGGGTAAGAATCGGATTTGTTAAAGGAAATGGAACAACAACAGAAATCTCAAGATATTCATTCACAGATAATCCAAAACAAAACGGATTAAGTGGAAGTGTAGCATACAGACTTCGTCAGGTTGATTTTAATGGTAATGCAACATACACAAGAGAACTAAAAGTTAATCTTGGTGATGTTGTTGATAAATATACTCTTGCTCAGAACTATCCTAATCCGTTCAACCCATCAACAACAATTAAGTTTGCATTGCCTTATGACAGTAATGTTAAACTAACTGTTTACAACATCAATGGTGAAGTTGTTAAGGAATTAGCTAATGGATTATATACAATGGGTGAACATGAAGTTCAATTCAATATGAGCGATGTTAGAGGAAGTGCTTCGGGTATTTATCTCTATAATATCAAAGCAACTTCAGTTGATGGAAGCAAGACTTTCACACAAACAAAGAAGATGGTATTGATTAAGTAA
- a CDS encoding HAD-IA family hydrolase: MTKIKHASFDLDGTLVKSAKTIYKTTTNSLEQLGIQFNLPEAEFNKMIGQHFNDIFKHFKIIVPDFEHFIKIYKKNYFDFMNDSELYDGVCETLSYLKENNIKISLLTTKAQDQAEKIITHFNLDKYFDLIMGRRDGIPHKPSPEPLLMICKELDIKPTETIMIGDTELDILCGKNAGSITCAATFGYREIEILKSYNPDYLINSLSEINQILI, translated from the coding sequence ATGACAAAAATTAAGCATGCTTCTTTTGATCTTGACGGTACTTTAGTCAAATCTGCAAAAACGATTTATAAAACTACTACCAACTCTCTTGAGCAATTGGGAATTCAATTCAACTTACCCGAAGCTGAATTTAATAAAATGATTGGTCAGCATTTCAATGATATATTCAAACACTTTAAGATTATCGTTCCTGACTTTGAACACTTCATAAAGATTTATAAGAAAAATTATTTTGATTTCATGAATGACTCTGAATTATATGATGGCGTTTGTGAGACACTATCATATCTGAAAGAAAATAATATTAAAATTTCTTTACTAACCACTAAAGCTCAGGATCAGGCAGAAAAGATCATCACACATTTTAATCTGGATAAATATTTTGATTTGATTATGGGAAGAAGAGATGGTATTCCACATAAACCATCACCCGAACCCTTGCTGATGATTTGTAAAGAATTGGATATTAAGCCAACCGAAACTATTATGATTGGTGATACGGAGCTCGATATTCTTTGCGGAAAAAATGCTGGCTCGATAACCTGTGCGGCAACTTTCGGATATCGTGAAATTGAAATATTAAAGTCTTATAATCCTGATTATCTCATCAACTCGTTATCAGAAATAAACCAGATTTTAATTTAA
- a CDS encoding YpdA family putative bacillithiol disulfide reductase: protein MEVNTIIIGAGPIGLTCGIEAVKRNISYLIIEKGCIVNSVFNYPVNMTFFSTSDRLEIGGVPFVSHGDKPTRREALEYYRRVVDAWKLKINTYEKVFSIEKKENQFIINTSKSIYKSENVIISTGFFDYPNLLYVPGEDLPKVFHYFKEAHPYAYKKVAVIGAGNSAVDVALETYRRGAEVTMIIREDKLKDSVKYWVKPDIENRIKEGSIKAFFNSTVEEIKEEEIIINSPEGTKSVPNDFVFAMTGYHPDYDFLSKAGIRFTSDENKVPIFNPDTFETNVERLFLAGVVCGGMETNKWFIENSRDHAEKIFNYITSKKS from the coding sequence ATGGAAGTTAATACAATTATAATTGGTGCTGGTCCTATTGGACTGACTTGCGGAATCGAAGCAGTTAAAAGAAATATATCCTACCTCATTATAGAAAAGGGTTGCATTGTCAATTCGGTTTTTAATTATCCTGTTAATATGACTTTCTTTTCAACTTCCGACAGACTTGAAATCGGTGGAGTACCGTTTGTTTCGCACGGTGATAAACCAACACGAAGAGAGGCGCTCGAATATTACAGAAGAGTTGTTGATGCTTGGAAATTAAAAATCAACACATATGAAAAAGTTTTTTCAATTGAAAAGAAAGAAAATCAATTTATCATTAACACATCAAAGTCAATTTATAAATCTGAAAATGTAATTATCTCAACAGGATTTTTTGATTATCCAAATCTGCTTTATGTGCCGGGAGAAGACCTACCAAAAGTATTTCACTATTTCAAAGAAGCACATCCTTATGCTTATAAAAAAGTTGCAGTAATTGGTGCAGGTAACTCTGCAGTTGATGTTGCATTGGAAACATACCGGCGAGGTGCAGAAGTGACGATGATTATTCGTGAAGACAAACTGAAGGACAGCGTAAAATATTGGGTTAAACCGGATATAGAAAACAGAATTAAAGAAGGGTCAATCAAAGCTTTCTTTAATTCAACCGTTGAAGAAATAAAGGAAGAAGAAATTATTATTAATTCTCCCGAGGGAACAAAATCAGTTCCAAATGATTTTGTTTTTGCGATGACAGGTTATCATCCCGATTATGATTTTCTTTCAAAAGCAGGAATAAGGTTCACATCAGATGAAAACAAAGTTCCGATATTTAATCCCGATACTTTCGAAACAAATGTTGAAAGATTATTTCTTGCAGGAGTTGTTTGCGGAGGAATGGAAACAAATAAATGGTTTATTGAAAATTCAAGAGATCATGCAGAGAAGATTTTTAACTATATCACAAGTAAAAAATCATAA
- a CDS encoding class I fructose-bisphosphate aldolase, protein MIDKIKELLGSEADSLLNYKAKFPKEKLHLPGPDFVDRIFAPSDRNINVLRNLQWIFNTGRLAGTGYLSILPVDQGIEHSAGASFAPNPDYFDPENIVKLAIEGGCNAVASTLGVLGMTARKYAHKIPFIVKINHNELLTYPNKYDQIMFAGVRQAYDMGAAAVGATIYFGSEESTRQIQEVSDAFAYAHELGMATILWCYLRNSAFKTKEKDYHVSADLTGQANHLGVTIEADIIKQKLPENNGGYTALNFGKTHKKVYSDLTSDHPIDLTRYQVINNYMGRAGLINSGGASGENDFAEAARTAVINKRAGGMGLISGRKAFQRPMEDGVKLLNLIQDVYLTKEVTIA, encoded by the coding sequence ATGATAGACAAAATTAAAGAACTGCTTGGAAGCGAAGCTGATTCACTGCTCAATTACAAAGCAAAATTTCCAAAAGAAAAACTTCATCTGCCGGGACCAGATTTTGTTGACAGAATTTTTGCACCGTCAGATAGAAACATAAATGTGTTAAGAAATCTTCAGTGGATTTTTAACACCGGAAGATTAGCAGGCACTGGTTATCTTTCAATTCTTCCCGTTGATCAGGGAATTGAGCACAGCGCTGGTGCTTCATTCGCACCAAATCCCGATTACTTCGATCCAGAAAACATAGTTAAACTTGCAATCGAAGGCGGTTGTAATGCAGTTGCTTCAACACTTGGTGTACTTGGAATGACTGCAAGAAAGTACGCTCATAAAATTCCTTTCATAGTAAAAATAAATCATAACGAATTGCTGACATATCCCAACAAATATGATCAGATAATGTTTGCAGGAGTGAGACAAGCATATGATATGGGTGCTGCTGCTGTTGGTGCAACAATCTATTTTGGTTCAGAAGAAAGCACAAGACAGATTCAGGAAGTAAGCGATGCTTTTGCTTATGCACACGAACTTGGAATGGCAACAATTCTATGGTGCTATCTGAGAAACTCGGCATTCAAAACAAAAGAAAAAGATTATCATGTTTCTGCGGATTTAACGGGACAGGCAAATCATCTTGGTGTTACTATCGAAGCAGATATCATCAAACAAAAGTTACCGGAAAACAACGGCGGTTACACAGCTTTGAATTTCGGAAAGACTCACAAAAAAGTTTATTCGGATTTAACATCAGATCATCCGATTGATTTAACAAGATATCAGGTAATTAACAATTATATGGGTCGTGCCGGATTGATTAACAGCGGTGGTGCCAGTGGTGAAAATGATTTTGCAGAAGCAGCAAGAACTGCAGTTATTAATAAACGCGCCGGTGGAATGGGATTAATCTCGGGAAGAAAAGCTTTCCAGAGACCGATGGAAGATGGTGTAAAACTTCTTAATCTCATTCAGGATGTTTACCTTACTAAAGAAGTTACAATTGCATAA
- a CDS encoding dicarboxylate/amino acid:cation symporter gives MLKIKLHWQILIAFVLAVLFGLLLPQYSDYVRWLGDLFLRALKMIIVPLVFTSIVSGVTNLGSTQNLGRLGIKTITYYISTSLAAIVTGLVLVNIIKPGVGADLGFKMDVPELTKSTGSIGDIFLRMIPSNIFEALASADMLALIFFAILFGIFITRVDEKPQQFMTDFFSAAFEVMMKLTSFIILFAPIGIFGIVTGIVADQAADKTKLISMIQHLGVYMLTVLSGLAFHMFITLPLLLKFIGRVNPYLHFRAMSLPLITAFSTSSSSATLPFTIQAVEKECGVSNKISSFVLPLGATINMDGTALYECVAAMFIAQAYGIELGFLQQMIVVVTALLASIGAAGIPMAGLVMMSVVLTAVGLPLEGVGLILAVDRILDMCRTAVNVFSDSCGTVIIAKTEGESLKV, from the coding sequence ATGTTAAAAATTAAACTTCACTGGCAAATTCTGATAGCATTTGTACTGGCAGTATTATTTGGATTATTACTTCCTCAATATTCGGATTATGTAAGATGGCTTGGGGATTTATTTCTGCGCGCACTGAAAATGATAATTGTTCCTCTTGTATTTACTTCAATCGTTTCGGGTGTTACTAATCTTGGTAGCACTCAGAATCTTGGGCGATTAGGCATTAAAACTATCACATATTATATATCAACAAGTCTTGCAGCAATTGTTACTGGTTTGGTTCTGGTTAATATTATTAAACCAGGCGTTGGTGCTGATTTGGGATTCAAAATGGATGTGCCTGAACTGACTAAGTCAACAGGAAGTATTGGTGATATTTTTCTGCGAATGATTCCATCAAATATTTTTGAAGCACTTGCTTCAGCAGATATGCTCGCACTGATTTTCTTTGCTATTCTGTTTGGAATTTTTATAACACGCGTTGATGAAAAACCTCAACAGTTTATGACCGACTTCTTCAGCGCTGCATTTGAAGTAATGATGAAGCTTACTTCGTTTATAATACTTTTTGCGCCAATAGGAATTTTTGGAATAGTTACAGGAATTGTAGCCGATCAGGCGGCAGATAAGACAAAACTGATTTCTATGATTCAGCATCTTGGGGTATATATGCTTACTGTATTAAGCGGTTTAGCATTTCATATGTTTATCACACTTCCTTTACTTCTGAAATTTATTGGAAGAGTAAATCCCTACTTACACTTCAGAGCTATGTCACTGCCTTTAATAACCGCTTTTTCAACATCCTCTTCATCAGCAACACTTCCCTTTACGATTCAGGCAGTTGAAAAGGAGTGCGGAGTTTCAAATAAAATCTCCAGTTTTGTTTTACCGCTTGGTGCAACAATAAATATGGACGGAACGGCTTTGTATGAATGTGTTGCCGCAATGTTTATTGCACAAGCATATGGAATTGAGCTCGGATTTCTTCAGCAAATGATTGTTGTTGTAACAGCTTTACTTGCATCAATTGGTGCGGCAGGCATTCCAATGGCAGGACTTGTGATGATGTCGGTTGTTTTAACAGCAGTTGGATTACCACTCGAAGGTGTAGGATTAATTCTTGCTGTTGACAGAATACTTGATATGTGCAGAACTGCGGTAAATGTTTTCAGTGATAGTTGCGGAACAGTTATAATCGCAAAAACCGAAGGTGAGAGTTTGAAGGTTTAG